The sequence TTGACCGGCGCTGCGGTGCTGCTGCTGTGGATCCCCCTGCGCCAGATGCCCGGACTCGGCACGATCAGTAACGTGATTTGTATCGGTCTGGCTGCAGACGCCAGCATGGCGCTCATCCCCGAGCTGAGTTCGTTACCTGTGCGAATCGCTTTCCTGGTATCGGGCATTGTTATGAACGCGATTGCCACCAGTATGTACATTGGTGCCGGTTTCGGGCCCGGCCCGCGCGATGGTCTGATGACAGGCATTCACGCCCGGCTGGGCTGGTCCATTCGCAGCGTGCGAACCACAATCGAAGTGTCCGTCCTGCTGATTGGGTGCGTGCTTGGCGGTACGTTTGGCGTAGGAACCGTACTGTATGCCCTGACCATTGGTCCGCTTATTCAGCTCTGTATGCCCTGGTTCCGCCAGAAGTCGCGCAATGAGAACGTTCCTCAGCCGGAACGGGTTGTTTAATTTGCGAAGCGCTC comes from Enterobacter kobei and encodes:
- a CDS encoding YczE/YyaS/YitT family protein, with protein sequence MVRRLLQLYVGLGLYGLSTTMFIRSDLGVDPWDVFHLGVGLQLGMSIGTVIILTGAAVLLLWIPLRQMPGLGTISNVICIGLAADASMALIPELSSLPVRIAFLVSGIVMNAIATSMYIGAGFGPGPRDGLMTGIHARLGWSIRSVRTTIEVSVLLIGCVLGGTFGVGTVLYALTIGPLIQLCMPWFRQKSRNENVPQPERVV